DNA sequence from the Alkaliphilus metalliredigens QYMF genome:
TTAGATAGGGTAAAGTATAGAAAATGTGAAGAACATCATGAGTGGGGAAGTCGAGATGTTTTTATTAGAAGTGTGCAAAGTCTGTGGAGTCTGATGGATGACGAGGCGATTTCTCTTGAGGGAATTCCTAAAAAAGAGCTAAAGGAATCACTTGCCATAACCTATAGTCTATGGGGAGCAATGGATGGACAAAAAAACAGGCCAGAGCTAAAGGATGAACATGTGTTAGAAAACATGGGGGACTATTTGAATAAGCTCAGAAGATACCAAGTCAGTAAGGACTATTATAGAGGCGTAAAAGAAGAAGTAGACCTATTTCAGTTGCAAAAGGGTGAAAAAGCAAAGCATCCTTTGTTGAATGCAGTGAAGGTCTTAGAGCGAAAAGAGAGTGATGCCTATGTGTTTTTGATCATGGAGACTAAATCTGGGGTTTATCATTTCTTGAAAAAAAAATAAAGACAGTAGGGATACTGTCTTTAAAGCTTACTTTTGAAGATACTCAATGAATTCTTCCTCGGTGGCATTGGCTAAACGACTTAATTCTTTGACGATATCATTCTTTAACTCCACAAAGGAAGGAATTTTTGTGTTTTCACCAGTATACTCTAATGCTTTGATGATCATGAGCATATCTCTTTTAGCTAATTCTTGGACTGATATTTTAGAAAACTCCTCCATATATAAACCCCTTTCTTTGACATCATAATAAGTTATAATAAGATGTATGGTAATAGCACTAATATACATTCTAATTCTACAATAAATTTAAAAAACCTTTATATTTCTACATTTTTTTTAGTCGACAATTGGGGGGCCGTGACATTGAGCGAAGCACTAAGGGTAGAAAGAAAGCAAATAAGAAAAATTTGGGATCTGGCTTGGCCAGTGATGATGGCGCAACTTCTGCATACACTTATGTCAATCGTGGATATGTGGTTTGTGGCCAACCTAGGAGATGTAGAGGCAGCTGCGGCTGGAACAAGCACTTCATTTATCGGGGTGATTCATGTCATCCCATTCCTGATTGCCACTGGAACCATAGCCATCGTAGCCAGGCTATCGGGCCAAGAAAATCATGAAAGTATTGCCTCGGTCGCAAAACAGTCCATGTTTCTGGCCATGACCATTGGAATCATGGTTCAAATGATGGCATTTTTAAATTTAGATAGCATACTGAAGATATTTGGTAATGCAGATTTAGTGGTGATGACCCAGGCTAAGCTCTACATCACCATAGTGCTCGTTGGCATTCCTTTGTTCTTTTTTAATGCAGCCACAAAAGCACTGCTACAGGCAACTGGGGATACAAGAACCCCTCTGATTATTTTTGTCATCATGAACCTTTTAAATATCGCATTAGATTATACATTTATCATCAAGTTAAGCTGGGGCATCGCCGGGGCAGCCTGGGCAACAACCATTTCGGAAAGTGTTGGATTTATATTGATGGTAGCACTTATTTATAAGCGAATGTTCAAAGGACGAGGGCGGGCTTCCATAGGGAGCTTCAGGATACATGGTGAGACCTGTATTAGAATTTTAAAAATCGGAAGTTTTTCAGCAGTACAAATGATGACAAGACCTGTGACTGGCTTAATTATCTATGGAATTGTTTTATCCCAGGGAGTGGAAGCAGGGGCGGCCTTTGGAATAGGAGGCAGGTTGTTTAACTTTGTTTTTATCGTGTTGATGGGTCTGGGCACAGCAACTTCAGTTCTAGTAGGCCAGGGTCTAGGTAAAAAAGATTTTGATGAAGTCGAGGGGATTGTCAAACAAGGCCTAAAGCTATCGGCGTATAATATGATCTTATTTGCGATTCCCTATTTTATATTGCCTCATTTATTAATCCAACAGTTCTCAGAAAACCAAGAAGTCATTCGGATTGGCATGCAATATCTTCGAATTTGCTATATGGGTGTGGTCTTTGTGATTTTCCCCCATATATTAGGAGGTGCTTTTTCGGGAGCAGGGGATACCTTTCCCCCAATGTTTGCCTCTCTTGTTGGAAATTGGGGTGTTAAAATCCCCTTGGCCTATGGATTGACACGCATTTGGCATTTAGAGACAATGGGGATTTGGATCGCCATCAGTTTGTCAGTGATTGTGGAAGGGATGATCGTGATCCATTACTATAAACGAGGGCGATGGAAGCAAAAAGTATTTTAGTACAGATCAAAAAAGGTCCCCTTTAAAGAAAGAGGACCTTTTATGACTAGGCTGCTATAATCAATTGTGATGTAAGTTGTCTTTGGTTACTGAGTGTATGGTAAATGACAAACAAACTAACCAGGGTAGTTGCATTCATCGCGCTGGTGACATCATTCATATAACCTTCACTGCGCCCCAGGTATTGTTGATGCAAGCCATCAAGAAAGTTCTGGATAGAGTGGTTTGAATGATTATCATAATTAAATTGTGATGTGGTAATATCGATCTTTTTATTATAGTCCTTAATGAATCCATGAAGCTTAGACTCATAATAAAAATGATTCAAAAAGTGACTTTTGCGGTACGTAATCCGGTCATTGTGAGGTAAACAGAAGAAGTCGGCAACGAAGTGTGTGATGACCCCTAGCTGTCTGGAAATTAATTTGATTAATTCCTCGTTTTCGATTAAGGAATATTGCGATAGGTCTTGTATTTGTTCGCAGATATAATTAAAAGATTGGGGCTTGAAATGTTGCATCTTAGCCAGACGTGGCGCTATATCGGGCTTAATACTACCATAAATCAAACTATTTTTATTGAGCTCTACCCCCAATGTTTCTTTTACCTGCATATGAATATGCTCTGAAATCAATTTATGACTTTGTGCAATCAAAAA
Encoded proteins:
- a CDS encoding MATE family efflux transporter, with product MSEALRVERKQIRKIWDLAWPVMMAQLLHTLMSIVDMWFVANLGDVEAAAAGTSTSFIGVIHVIPFLIATGTIAIVARLSGQENHESIASVAKQSMFLAMTIGIMVQMMAFLNLDSILKIFGNADLVVMTQAKLYITIVLVGIPLFFFNAATKALLQATGDTRTPLIIFVIMNLLNIALDYTFIIKLSWGIAGAAWATTISESVGFILMVALIYKRMFKGRGRASIGSFRIHGETCIRILKIGSFSAVQMMTRPVTGLIIYGIVLSQGVEAGAAFGIGGRLFNFVFIVLMGLGTATSVLVGQGLGKKDFDEVEGIVKQGLKLSAYNMILFAIPYFILPHLLIQQFSENQEVIRIGMQYLRICYMGVVFVIFPHILGGAFSGAGDTFPPMFASLVGNWGVKIPLAYGLTRIWHLETMGIWIAISLSVIVEGMIVIHYYKRGRWKQKVF
- a CDS encoding zinc dependent phospholipase C family protein, giving the protein MIAQSHKLISEHIHMQVKETLGVELNKNSLIYGSIKPDIAPRLAKMQHFKPQSFNYICEQIQDLSQYSLIENEELIKLISRQLGVITHFVADFFCLPHNDRITYRKSHFLNHFYYESKLHGFIKDYNKKIDITTSQFNYDNHSNHSIQNFLDGLHQQYLGRSEGYMNDVTSAMNATTLVSLFVIYHTLSNQRQLTSQLIIAA